In Marasmius oreades isolate 03SP1 chromosome 3, whole genome shotgun sequence, a single window of DNA contains:
- a CDS encoding uncharacterized protein (CAZy:GH28) yields MHCNATNQDPMFAGKNIVPNTDGINTYRSDSVTMRNWDITSGDDCLAIKGNSTNIIAENITCHGGNGIAFGSLGQYANLTDIVENVHMKGLTLERIDPRVQPNMGNGVYFKSWTGTVNGQPPTGGGGGGGFVRNVTAEDVKLDRVDRAIHLFQTNGGHSNDLPSKLMFSQLHFKNWSGTTLTSEIINFSCSPAVGCDVITFEDFNATVPAGQTPQFTCQNVSHLSGLPGPCD; encoded by the exons ATGCACTGTAATGCGACCAATCAGGATCCCATGTTTGCGGGAAAGAA CATTGTTCCTAATACCGATG GTATCAACACCTACAGAAGTGATTCAGTCACCATGCGGAACTGGGACATTACGTCTGGGGACGACTGTCTAGCTATCAAAGGT AATTCAACAAACATCATCGCCGAGAACATCACTTGTCATGGAGGAAACGGGATCGCGTTCGGATCGCTTGGTCAATATGCTAATTTG ACCGACATTGTCGAGAATGTCCATATGAAGGGGCTGACG TTGGAACGGATCGATCCTCGAGTACAACCTAACATGGGTAATGGA GTGTACTTCAAATCGTGGACTGGTACAGTGAACGGACAACCTCCCACCGGTGGAGGTGGCGGTGGAG GTTTCGTGCGGAATGTTACCGCTGAAGATGTCAAGCTCGACCGTGTTGATCGTGCCATTCATCTTTTTCAAACGAACGGAGGCCATTC GAACGACCTTCCTTCCAAGCTCATGTTTAGCCAACTCCACTTCAAAAACTGGTCAGGGACGACGTTAACCAGTGAAA TCATCAATTTCAGTTGTAGCCCCGCGGTAGGTTGCGATGTTATAACGTTTGAAGATTTCAACGCAACTGTGCCAGCGGGCCAAACTCCGCAATTTACCTGTCAAAATGTGTCCCACCTATCGGGATTACCGG GTCCTTGCGACTGA
- a CDS encoding uncharacterized protein (CAZy:GH5), which produces MSQPEPYSSVPLDEASTSTPTSPAHTPLPPDNSQYRFLGQNPDSIRDSYASSPLGEDASSSRSLQQNDPKDDFNVAEKGLVERSAGTPTSNRKRNLIIGLVVLAVIIVVIAIVVPVTVIRKKGNDDKSSGSSGSSSGSNGAGGSSGGNGGGVVVAITGGDGSDVTLEDGSIFKYQNSFGGRWHYDVNDPFNNGARPQSWSPALNETFRYGIDKIRGVNLGGWLVLEPFICPAVFEKYQPQAVDEYTLHQAMAADTANGGFAKLEEHYKTFITEKDFAEIAGAGLNYVRLPLPYWAVETHSDEPFLPKVAWKYFLMAVQWARKYGLRINLDLHTVPGSQNDWNHSGRRNDVNFLSGSMGYANAQRTLEIIRTLAEFISQKEYRDVVTIFGFINEPRAVLLGQDSIASFYAEAYKVIRAASGQGQGQGPWVAFHDAMMTKWDWRGFLRGGDRIALDSHPYTAFGDVQSNAEWDSQLQTPCNWGKEFNQSMSDFGLSSAGEWSLGINDCGLWLNGIPEKTRYDGTYTPQPSDRVGDCSDWTEWQNWSDSRKAGAKKFALASMDGLQNYFFWTWKVGASSISNQVESPAWSYQLGLEHGWIPRDPREADGTCGNTDPFTGNIALSTPSSPEFEAELGKYPWPPASITMAGAAVSDLPRYTPTGSISSLQGATFTAQGAKPTKTVNLGSGWTNADDKDGAMVEIQGCQYPGAWVDGKTVNLPFCAGAKRREPEPQRTPAP; this is translated from the exons ATGTCGCAACCTGAGCCGTACAGTTCCGTTCCTTTGGACGAGGCCTCAACGTCGACGCCAACGAGCCCAGCTCACACCCCTCTTCCCCCCGATAATAGCCAGTACCGGTTTCTTGGCCAGAATCCAGATTCCATAAGAGATTCATATGCCTCATCACCGTTAGGTGAAGACGCCTCATCTTCGCGTTCCTTGCAACAGAACGACCCCAAGGATGATTTTAACGTCGCTGAAAAAGGTTTAGTCGAGAGAAGCGCAGGAACGCCCACGTCAAATAGGAAACGAAACCTTATCATAGGCCTAGTGGTTCTCGCAGTCATCATTGTGGTCATTGCCATCGTCGTGCCTGTTACCGTCATCAGGAAGAAGGGGAACGATGATAAGAGCAGTGGTTCAAGTGGCAGTTCCAGTGGCAGCAATGGTGCGGGAGGTAGCTCGGGTGGAAACGGTGGGGGTGTTGTTGTCGCCATTACCGGTGGTGATGGGAGCGACGTCACATTGGAGGATGGCTCAATCTTCAAGTATCAGAATTCTTTTGGAGGTCGTTGGCACTATGATGTCAATGATCCGTTCAATAACGGTGCTCGTCCTCAATCCTGGTCTCCTGCTCTCAATGAGACCTTCAGATATGGTATAGACAAAATCAGAGG GGTCAATCTTGGCGGATGGCTTGTCCTTGAACCC TTCAT TTGCCCCGCAGTGTTCGAAAAATATCAGCCTCAGGCTGTTGATGAATATACTTTGCATCAGGCTATGGCTGCTGATACCGCCAATGGAGGATTTGCAAAGCTTGAAGAACATTACAAGACCTTCATT ACCGAAAAAGACTTTGCAGAGATTGCAGGCGCCGGGCTCAACTATGTTCGGCTCCCGCTCCCATACTGGGCTGTGGAAACACACTCAGATGAACCTTTTCTTCCTAAAGTAGCTTGGAA ATACTTCCTGATGGCCGTCCAATGGGCTCGTAAATACGGCTTACGCATCAACCTCGACCTCCACACCGTTCCCGGGAGCCAGAATGATTGGAACCACTCTGGTCGTCGAAACGACGTCAACTTTTTATCCGGATCCATGGGATACGCCAACGCTCAACGGACCCTCGAAATCATCCGGACTCTTGCCGAGTTTATCTCTCAAAAGGAGTATAGGGATGTCGTTACCATATTTGGGTTCATTAACGAACCACGAGCAGTGCTTCTCGGACAGGATTCCATTGCGAGTTT CTATGCAGAAGCTTACAAAGTCATTCGTGCAGCCAGTGGTCAGGGTCAAGGTCAAGGTCCTTGGGTTGCCTTCCATGATGCCATGATGACCAAATGGGACTGGAGAGGTTTCCTTCGCGGCGGAGATAGAATTGCCCTCGACTCGCACCCTTACACTGCTTTCGGAGATGTTCAAAGCAACGCTGAATGGGACTCCCAATTACAAACACCGTGTAATTGGGGGAAGGAATTCAACCAGTCCATGAGTGATTTCGGGCTTTCGAGTGCTGGGGAGTGGAGTTTGGGAATCAATGATTGTGGGCTCTGGTTAAATGGAATCCCAGAAAAGACGAGGTATGATGGGACATATACTCCCCAACCGTCTGATAGGGTTGGGGATTGCAGTGATTGGACAGAGTGGCAGAACTGGTCAGATTCGAGGAAGGCTGGTGCCAAGAAGTTTGCATTGGCCAGTATGGATGGACTTCAG AACTACTTTTTCTGGACATGGAAGGTCGGAGCTTCTAGCATATCCAACCAAGTCGAATCCCCAGCTTGGTCTTATCAACTAGGACTCGAACACGGATGGATACCCAGGGATCCCCGTGAAGCTGACGGTACATGCGGAAATACTGATCCTTTCACTGGTAATATCGCGCTTTCCACCCCTTCCTCACCGGAGTTCGAGGCTGAGCTAGGGAAGTATCCCTGGCCTCCCGCATCTATCACGATGGCAGGAGCGGCTGTATCAGATCTTCCAAGGTATACTCCAACCGGATCGATTTCTTCGCTGCAGGGTGCGACATTCACGGCCCAAGGGGCAAAACCTACAAAGACCGTCAACTTGGGTAGTGGATGGACGAATGCGGATGATAAGGATGGGGCGATGGTGGAAATACAAGGATGTCAATATCCGGGTGCGTGGGTTGATGGGAAGACTGTGAATTTACCGTTTTGTGCGGGTGCAAAGAGGAGAGAACCAGAGCCACAGCGCACACCTGCGCCATAG